From one Triticum aestivum cultivar Chinese Spring chromosome 4B, IWGSC CS RefSeq v2.1, whole genome shotgun sequence genomic stretch:
- the LOC123091441 gene encoding protein ROH1, whose translation MPATDYQGSSSSSHSPFASFGRSLLSRSRDTPASPAMLPSGGEAEVEAFQRHVAVSLAELRDGEDFLSIAWIRQLLEAFLLCQEEFRAVAAEVRRRGCGGALAERLVGEYHERAVKALDVCNAARDGVDQVRRWGRLAGIAASVLLAPEEIHEGQLRRARKALSDLSILLVDDAAAAGGGGGVASFLASHRNRSFGRGSRASPSRASSASSSSSSSSHFRSLSWSVSRTWSASRQLQAIGSGLAAPRAHEAGLAAPVYAMGCLLHLASWALVAAVPCPDRVAALQAHHLPAAPPRGAFAWAPPLLTLQDRLTEEGKRKDRRNSCGLLKEIHALEKCAQRLAEAIDAAPIPLTGEREAAVREAAAELAAVCSAMKDGLEPLERQVREVFHRIVRSRMEGLDSPMPNAAD comes from the coding sequence ATGCCGGCTACGGACTACcagggctcctcctcctcctcccactccccGTTCGCCTCCTTCGGCCGCTCGCTGCTGTCTCGAAGCCGGGACACCCCGGCGTCCCCCGCCATGCTTCCGTCCGGCGGGGAGGCCGAGGTCGAGGCGTTCCAGCGGCACGTGGCCGTTAGCCTCGCGGAGCTGAGGGACGGGGAGGATTTCCTCTCCATCGCGTGGATCCGGCAGCTCCTCGAGGCGTTCCTGCTGTGCCAGGAGGAGTTTCGGGCGGTGGCGGCCGAAGTGCGGCGCCGCGGCTGTGGAGGCGCGCTGGCGGAGAGGCTGGTGGGCGAGTACCACGAGCGCGCGGTGAAGGCGCTCGACGTGTGCAACGCCGCCCGCGACGGGGTTGACCAGGTCCGGCGCTGGGGGCGGCTCGCCGGCATCGCGGCGTCCGTGCTGCTCGCCCCCGAGGAGATCCACGAGGGCCAGCTCCGCCGCGCGAGGAAGGCGCTGTCCGACCTCTCGATCCTCCTCGTCGACGACGCGGCCGCcgccgggggcgggggcggcgtcgcCTCCTTCCTGGCCTCACACCGCAACCGCTCCTTCGGCCGCGGGAGCCGCGCGTCCCCGTCTCGCgcgtcctccgcctcctcctcgtcgtcctcctcctcgcacTTCCGCTCGCTCTCGTGGAGCGTGTCCCGCACGTGGTCGGCGTCGCGGCAGCTGCAGGCCATCGGGTCCGGCCTGGCCGCGCCGCGGGCGCACGaggcgggcctcgccgcgcccgtgTACGCAATGGGATGCCTGCTGCACCTCGCCTCGTGGGCGCTCGTCGCGGCCGTCCCGTGCCCGGACCGCGTCGCGGCGCTCCAAGCGCACCACCTCCCCGCGGCACCGCCGCGTGGGGCATTCGCGTGGGCGCCGCCGCTCCTGACGCTCCAGGACCGCCTCACCGAGGAGGGAAAGCGCAAGGACAGGCGCAATTCCTGCGGCCTCCTCAAGGAAATCCACGCGCTCGAGAAGTGCGCACAGAGGCTCGCCGAGGCGATCGACGCAGCGCCCATCCCGCTCACCGGAGAGAGGGAGGCCGCGGTGCGGGAGGCCGCCGCGGAGCTTGCCGCCGTATGCAGCGCCATGAAGGACGGCCTGGAGCCGCTGGAAAGGCAGGTCCGGGAGGTGTTCCACCGCATTGTGCGCAGCCGCATGGAGGGCCTCGACTCGCCGATGCCCAACGCCGCCGACTGA